One segment of Sulfobacillus thermosulfidooxidans DSM 9293 DNA contains the following:
- a CDS encoding Mu transposase C-terminal domain-containing protein → MNWAVNQLIEWLGENGDPLTERLLWMDLSYTDVYLFNVRDPKALPVWRRLKDLESAVSQGIARVLAEDPFLKGMRPDDLVTESQRVQRDQAWQIIQPLVEMADEAIYRPETRGPLIADISVRAGVTKTTIYGYLRRYWRGGQTKNALLPEYERRGGRGKTKRVSDRKRGRPPRRTDTVTDEFGINVDEGIREKFRRGIRLFYETRKTRTLKEAYQLMLEHLFHQGYDKRGDILVPVLPPITELPSFGQFRYWYEKERDWETSQKRRLGERRYALSRRPITGDSTQMAQGPGALYQIDATIADVYLVSRWDRNRVIGRPVVYMVEDVFSRMIVGLSVSLEGPSWLGAMLALENAASDKTGFCGRFGIEDVSWWPVQHLPDAILADRGELEGYNADQLVNALAIRVANTPPYRGDLKAIIEQNFRLMNLNLVGQLPGAVVKDRERGEPDYRLDAVLTLDEFTHLLVLSVRDHNLYQRLESYPMTEDMMGDNVEPYPWDLWQWGITHRSGHLRSVPHDVLRLNLLPGAEASVTPRGIQFRGVLYTTERAIREQWYERARARGTFRVAIAFDPRVMDVIYLRDDNGMGIEPGTLLDRNQQFRGYSWWDYEAWKQAQAERTVHRETRERQAQAELHAEMAKVVQQAQTETEQTRDGSSKRARVKSIRANRQIERDEDRGTQGWRLGQEEAKILAPPNCRMRRSMCPRLIGLPCFGG, encoded by the coding sequence ATGAATTGGGCAGTCAACCAGCTCATTGAATGGCTTGGGGAAAACGGCGATCCCCTGACGGAGCGGCTACTGTGGATGGATCTTTCTTATACCGATGTATACCTTTTCAATGTCCGGGATCCCAAAGCGCTGCCTGTCTGGCGTCGCCTCAAAGACTTGGAGAGTGCGGTCAGTCAAGGCATAGCTCGGGTTTTGGCGGAAGACCCGTTTTTAAAGGGAATGCGTCCGGATGACCTGGTAACGGAATCCCAACGTGTTCAACGGGATCAAGCGTGGCAGATTATTCAGCCGTTGGTGGAAATGGCGGACGAGGCCATTTATCGCCCAGAGACGCGAGGACCGTTGATTGCCGACATTTCAGTGCGTGCTGGGGTCACGAAGACAACGATTTATGGATATCTTCGGCGTTATTGGCGTGGTGGTCAAACGAAAAATGCCTTGTTACCCGAATATGAACGTCGTGGTGGACGAGGTAAGACCAAAAGGGTCAGCGACCGTAAGAGAGGCCGACCGCCCCGACGGACGGACACGGTCACAGACGAATTCGGAATCAATGTGGATGAGGGAATCCGGGAAAAATTTCGCCGCGGGATCCGTCTGTTTTATGAAACGCGGAAGACCCGCACGCTGAAAGAAGCATATCAACTCATGTTGGAACATTTATTCCATCAGGGGTATGACAAACGGGGCGATATTTTGGTGCCCGTCCTTCCACCAATTACCGAACTTCCGAGCTTTGGTCAATTCCGTTATTGGTACGAAAAGGAACGGGATTGGGAAACTTCCCAAAAGCGGCGTTTAGGTGAACGGCGATACGCTCTAAGTCGACGGCCTATTACGGGGGATTCTACGCAAATGGCCCAAGGCCCTGGGGCTTTGTATCAGATCGATGCTACCATTGCCGATGTTTATTTAGTCAGCCGATGGGACCGTAACCGCGTGATCGGTCGACCCGTGGTGTATATGGTAGAAGACGTTTTTAGTCGCATGATTGTCGGCTTGTCCGTCAGCCTGGAAGGACCGAGTTGGTTGGGCGCGATGTTGGCATTGGAAAACGCGGCGAGTGATAAAACGGGATTTTGCGGCCGATTTGGCATTGAGGATGTTTCGTGGTGGCCGGTGCAACACCTACCAGATGCCATTTTGGCTGACCGGGGCGAACTAGAGGGTTATAATGCCGACCAGTTGGTCAATGCGTTGGCGATTCGCGTGGCCAACACGCCGCCCTATCGTGGGGACTTGAAAGCGATTATCGAGCAGAACTTTCGGTTGATGAATCTCAACCTCGTTGGTCAGTTGCCTGGAGCGGTGGTGAAGGACCGGGAACGGGGCGAACCGGATTATCGCCTCGATGCGGTGCTAACATTGGACGAATTTACCCATCTGTTGGTCTTGTCGGTACGCGACCATAACCTGTATCAACGATTGGAGTCCTATCCTATGACCGAGGATATGATGGGGGACAACGTGGAGCCGTATCCGTGGGATCTATGGCAGTGGGGGATTACCCATCGTTCCGGCCATCTACGGTCGGTGCCTCATGATGTCCTTCGGTTAAACCTACTACCGGGAGCTGAGGCTTCGGTGACGCCGCGGGGCATCCAGTTTCGGGGGGTTCTCTATACCACGGAGCGCGCCATTCGCGAACAGTGGTATGAACGGGCTCGAGCTCGCGGAACATTTCGTGTAGCTATTGCATTCGATCCCCGGGTAATGGACGTCATCTACTTGCGCGATGACAATGGAATGGGCATTGAACCGGGCACCTTATTGGATCGCAATCAACAGTTTCGCGGGTATTCGTGGTGGGATTACGAGGCATGGAAGCAAGCGCAGGCAGAACGTACGGTCCATCGCGAGACTCGAGAACGCCAAGCACAAGCCGAATTGCATGCTGAAATGGCCAAAGTGGTCCAACAAGCCCAGACCGAAACCGAGCAAACGCGTGACGGCAGCAGTAAACGCGCTCGGGTGAAGTCCATTCGTGCCAATCGTCAGATTGAGCGCGATGAAGACCGCGGCACCCAAGGATGGCGTCTCGGACAAGAGGAAGCCAAGATCCTAGCTCCGCCCAACTGTCGGATGAGGAGGTCTATGTGCCCCCGCCTGATCGGATTACCCTGCTTCGGAGGCTAA
- a CDS encoding ATP-binding protein, with translation MSDELRILVGQGRRIDADYQTPPIATYQGNPFIEALPPIWSEEEVGQQLTYAPLYSLQDRDMPAHYRLHLIQNTLQFFEPLPVHLELEQRFSRMIRIGYLARNPRDPRFVAQLHENADLIANEGSLSSATRSTATGFTILGMSGVGKTTSVERVLSLYPQLIGHHEYAGRPLTVMQVVWLKLDCPFDGSIKGLCLNFFQAIDDLLGSRYYERYASGRHTVDELLPRMARVAALHGLGVLVIDEIQHLSEAKSGGSRKMLNFFVQLVNTIGLPVVLVGTYKAQALLSGEFRQTRRGTGQGDFIWDRMANDEVWQFFVESLWRFQYTRRLVPLTPALRDALYDASQGITDFAVKLYMLAQARAITRNDDTITPALIRSVAKDSLRLASPILEALRTGNIRLLQGVDDVVPLDVERYLAEAERSVTTMGRLDSLRKPADQSSSVTGESALVGWLIEAGVPKIVARQAVEFIQSDEATSLLDDRQNALEKARALMQSTPGSEDSPSAQMPEAVKKRPSQKQEGAPESLVLKSVVQTGLKAGRSAYGALKNAGWIQSMEAFVS, from the coding sequence ATGAGCGACGAACTGCGGATTTTAGTGGGCCAAGGGCGTCGCATCGACGCTGACTATCAGACTCCGCCGATTGCGACGTACCAAGGAAATCCTTTCATTGAGGCCTTGCCCCCCATCTGGTCGGAGGAAGAGGTGGGTCAACAATTAACCTATGCCCCGCTCTATTCTTTGCAGGATCGGGACATGCCAGCCCACTATCGGCTTCATCTCATTCAAAACACTTTGCAATTTTTTGAACCCTTGCCGGTGCATTTGGAACTGGAACAACGCTTTTCGCGGATGATTCGCATTGGCTATTTGGCGCGCAATCCCCGCGATCCCCGATTTGTGGCCCAATTGCACGAAAATGCCGACCTTATCGCAAACGAGGGCAGTCTCTCGTCAGCAACGCGGTCGACCGCTACGGGATTTACCATCTTGGGCATGAGCGGAGTGGGGAAAACCACGTCGGTCGAGCGCGTTCTGTCACTCTACCCTCAACTCATTGGGCACCACGAATATGCAGGGCGGCCGCTGACCGTGATGCAGGTGGTCTGGCTTAAGCTGGACTGCCCGTTTGATGGCTCCATTAAGGGGCTCTGCTTGAATTTCTTTCAGGCAATCGATGATTTGTTGGGCTCCCGCTATTATGAGCGCTATGCCTCAGGTCGGCACACCGTGGATGAATTATTGCCGCGCATGGCCCGAGTGGCGGCCTTGCACGGTCTGGGCGTGCTGGTGATTGATGAGATCCAGCATCTCAGCGAGGCCAAAAGTGGTGGTTCCCGCAAGATGTTGAATTTCTTTGTCCAACTGGTCAACACCATCGGCCTTCCCGTAGTTCTGGTGGGCACCTACAAGGCCCAAGCGCTCTTAAGTGGCGAATTTCGGCAAACGCGTCGAGGGACCGGTCAGGGCGACTTTATCTGGGATCGCATGGCCAATGATGAGGTGTGGCAATTCTTCGTCGAATCCCTCTGGCGATTTCAATATACGCGACGGCTCGTTCCCTTGACGCCAGCCTTGCGAGATGCATTGTACGATGCCAGCCAGGGAATCACCGATTTTGCGGTGAAGTTGTACATGCTGGCGCAAGCACGGGCGATTACCCGAAATGATGACACCATCACCCCAGCTCTGATTCGATCGGTGGCCAAAGACAGCTTGCGGCTAGCGTCCCCCATTTTAGAAGCGCTTCGAACGGGCAATATCCGCTTGTTGCAAGGCGTCGACGATGTGGTGCCGTTGGATGTCGAACGGTATCTTGCAGAGGCCGAGCGGTCCGTGACGACCATGGGACGGCTTGATTCCCTGAGAAAACCGGCTGACCAGAGTTCATCGGTTACGGGCGAGTCCGCCTTAGTCGGGTGGTTGATCGAGGCAGGAGTACCTAAGATAGTGGCCCGACAGGCGGTAGAATTCATCCAGTCGGATGAAGCCACTTCTCTCCTTGATGACAGGCAAAATGCGTTGGAGAAGGCACGAGCTCTCATGCAATCAACGCCAGGCTCCGAGGATTCACCGAGCGCGCAGATGCCGGAAGCGGTGAAAAAACGTCCCTCTCAGAAGCAAGAGGGTGCTCCTGAGAGTTTGGTCCTAAAATCGGTCGTGCAAACAGGTCTCAAAGCGGGGAGGTCGGCCTACGGCGCGTTGAAAAATGCAGGATGGATCCAATCAATGGAGGCGTTTGTTAGTTAA
- a CDS encoding TnsD family Tn7-like transposition protein → MITVFPDPYPDELLYSVCARYQERMMWGNQKTTLEDLFGSNTVVAVVDLPGHVDALISHLPAGHRYSSDEIIDRHTLLPYFSPFLAASQLEGVRLAMRRGSGSGISGRAGIMASTVKTPQVLQYCPQCVEADRTAYGEAYWHRVHQLPGLTVCPHHSGTSIYPSQVAIHSSGRRQGFDILEATTPEAYKEPVLYPGANAQPDLNTFVAHQSWGLLSQSRVAVGLDALRQRYMEQLQNRDLANTNGRIRAREFVQQFEQFYGRDWLRAMGCGLTEDGEQAWVLRMVRHPKGSQHPFKHLLLTHFLGMTMDALLEPKRPSLRLNRLWPCLNRVAVHYGQPLISEAQTQLRQTSGGKVGVFTCSCGFSYRCAIGEDPYLEAKVVQFGPIWEAKLKKLSEDATVSLRGAARILGVDPATVKYHATRLQLGRWQRPLSPGKTPQQGSIEDYRQHWLDVQAQYPEMGRTALRQMAPAVWSWLYCHDREWLMAHQPSAAPTLRPERISRVDWTQRDRDCAAQVPAIVTRLKQQEDPIVRVTAKAIFRELGHSSWLERHHDKLPLTIQTIAEVVEDRIAFALRRLDIVATDFWRTGRTPNPWELLRSAGIRTDLARLSEIQNTAARLCDPVVAITYADS, encoded by the coding sequence ATGATTACAGTCTTTCCCGATCCGTATCCGGATGAATTGCTTTATAGCGTGTGTGCCAGATATCAGGAACGGATGATGTGGGGCAATCAGAAAACGACACTGGAAGACTTGTTCGGAAGCAACACGGTAGTGGCGGTTGTGGATTTACCTGGGCACGTGGACGCCTTAATAAGCCATTTGCCGGCAGGCCATCGGTACTCATCCGACGAAATCATCGATCGTCACACCTTGCTCCCCTATTTTTCTCCATTTCTTGCGGCAAGCCAACTGGAAGGGGTCCGCCTTGCCATGAGACGTGGGTCGGGATCGGGGATTTCCGGACGTGCCGGCATCATGGCATCAACCGTCAAGACGCCGCAAGTGTTACAGTACTGTCCACAATGCGTGGAAGCAGACCGCACGGCCTATGGAGAGGCCTATTGGCATCGGGTGCACCAACTCCCTGGTTTGACCGTGTGCCCCCATCATTCCGGGACGTCGATCTACCCGAGTCAGGTGGCCATTCATAGTTCGGGGAGACGTCAGGGCTTTGATATCTTGGAGGCGACGACACCAGAGGCATATAAGGAACCTGTATTATACCCTGGTGCCAATGCCCAACCCGATCTGAATACCTTTGTCGCCCACCAAAGTTGGGGTTTGCTTTCGCAATCTCGCGTGGCGGTAGGGTTGGATGCGTTAAGACAGCGCTACATGGAACAGTTGCAGAACCGGGATCTGGCGAACACGAACGGTCGGATTCGGGCACGGGAATTTGTGCAACAATTTGAGCAGTTTTATGGCCGCGATTGGCTGCGAGCGATGGGTTGCGGGCTAACCGAGGACGGTGAGCAAGCGTGGGTCTTACGAATGGTCCGCCATCCCAAAGGTTCCCAACATCCCTTCAAGCATCTGTTGTTGACGCATTTTCTCGGGATGACGATGGACGCGTTATTGGAACCTAAAAGGCCTTCCCTCCGCCTTAATCGGCTCTGGCCGTGTCTTAATCGAGTAGCCGTCCATTATGGGCAACCTCTAATATCGGAGGCACAAACCCAGCTTCGACAGACAAGTGGTGGGAAGGTAGGTGTTTTCACCTGTTCGTGTGGCTTTAGTTACCGTTGCGCGATCGGTGAAGATCCGTATCTTGAGGCGAAGGTCGTCCAATTTGGCCCTATTTGGGAAGCAAAACTTAAAAAGCTGAGCGAGGACGCGACGGTGTCCCTTCGCGGGGCGGCGCGGATTTTAGGCGTGGATCCCGCGACAGTGAAATATCACGCCACCCGATTGCAGCTGGGAAGATGGCAACGACCTCTCTCTCCCGGTAAGACTCCTCAGCAAGGTTCGATCGAAGATTACCGCCAACATTGGCTTGATGTGCAAGCACAGTATCCGGAGATGGGACGTACTGCACTTCGTCAGATGGCGCCGGCGGTTTGGTCGTGGCTGTACTGCCATGATCGGGAATGGCTCATGGCTCATCAGCCCTCTGCCGCACCAACACTGCGGCCTGAACGGATAAGCCGTGTGGACTGGACTCAGAGAGACCGTGACTGCGCTGCCCAAGTTCCTGCCATTGTCACCCGTTTGAAGCAACAAGAAGACCCCATCGTCCGTGTGACGGCCAAAGCCATCTTTCGGGAATTGGGTCACAGCAGTTGGCTTGAGCGCCATCACGACAAACTTCCTCTCACCATCCAAACCATTGCCGAAGTGGTGGAGGATCGGATCGCGTTTGCCTTGCGACGTTTAGATATAGTGGCGACGGATTTTTGGCGCACAGGCCGCACACCGAACCCATGGGAGCTACTACGTTCGGCGGGAATCCGAACTGACTTGGCCCGCCTTTCAGAAATCCAAAATACAGCAGCTCGGCTTTGTGACCCAGTGGTCGCGATCACTTATGCCGACTCGTAG
- a CDS encoding SHOCT domain-containing protein, whose product MPIILPYGWWWIFPVFGIAAMLVFRWVMGSQSPRHRHSVSFGPECGPPRACGADVSAEFRESVPPTASSRQDPLMIARERYAQGLISQNEFDVLVERLVKTEGKTW is encoded by the coding sequence ATGCCCATAATACTGCCCTACGGGTGGTGGTGGATTTTTCCGGTGTTCGGAATCGCCGCGATGCTCGTCTTTCGGTGGGTGATGGGGTCACAAAGCCCACGGCATCGGCACTCGGTCTCGTTTGGCCCCGAATGCGGCCCCCCCAGAGCATGCGGAGCGGATGTGAGCGCGGAATTCCGTGAATCCGTGCCCCCAACGGCTTCCTCCCGCCAAGACCCTTTGATGATCGCGCGGGAGCGGTACGCCCAGGGCCTCATATCCCAAAATGAATTTGACGTTCTGGTCGAAAGGCTCGTGAAAACGGAGGGGAAAACCTGGTAA
- a CDS encoding YHS domain-containing protein, which yields MEHDVVCQMAVDPITAMARDYQGQTYYFCCEGCARAFLADPGPYPKHNTPQKPVRQRA from the coding sequence ATGGAGCACGATGTGGTGTGTCAGATGGCCGTGGATCCGATCACGGCCATGGCACGGGACTATCAGGGTCAAACGTACTATTTCTGTTGCGAAGGCTGTGCCCGAGCCTTCCTGGCGGATCCCGGCCCCTATCCCAAGCATAACACGCCCCAAAAGCCCGTTAGGCAGCGCGCAT